In Paracoccus aerodenitrificans, the following are encoded in one genomic region:
- a CDS encoding DUF7146 domain-containing protein, whose protein sequence is MARLNASELAQRLGREAEAVCRHYLSNGRKQGNYWQVGDVRNTPGRSMFVRLTGSEAGKGAAGKWTDSATGEHGDLLDVIRDSLGLVEFFDIAEEARRFLSLQHPEPGPRSRRSGKPPAPSGSSEAARRLWRMTQPLAGSIAATYLRNRGITDLRETANLRFHPNCYWRPEGDGATETWPAMIAVVTDLDGIITGAHRTWLKRDGSGKAPVDPPRKAMGNLLGHGVRFGCARDVMAAGEGIETMLSLRQALPTIPMAAALSAGHLAATRFPPHLRRLYIVRDNDPAGDSARDSVMDRAIEAGIEAITLSPMLGDFNDDLVSFGLEALRAQIRVQIAPEDVSRFMTL, encoded by the coding sequence ATGGCGCGTCTCAACGCTTCGGAGCTGGCGCAGCGTCTTGGCCGTGAGGCCGAGGCTGTGTGCCGCCATTATCTGTCGAATGGGCGCAAGCAGGGCAATTACTGGCAGGTCGGCGATGTGCGCAACACGCCGGGACGTTCGATGTTCGTGCGTCTGACCGGATCGGAGGCCGGCAAGGGCGCGGCGGGGAAATGGACAGATTCCGCCACCGGGGAGCATGGCGATTTGCTCGATGTCATTCGCGACAGCCTCGGGCTGGTCGAATTTTTCGATATTGCCGAGGAAGCCCGGCGCTTTCTCAGCCTGCAGCATCCCGAACCGGGGCCACGGTCCCGCCGGTCCGGAAAACCGCCAGCACCATCAGGCTCCTCCGAGGCGGCCCGCCGCCTCTGGCGCATGACGCAACCGCTGGCCGGCTCAATTGCAGCGACCTATCTGCGCAATCGCGGCATTACCGATCTGCGCGAAACCGCCAATTTGCGTTTCCATCCGAATTGCTACTGGCGGCCCGAGGGCGATGGAGCGACCGAGACATGGCCCGCCATGATCGCCGTCGTCACTGACCTCGACGGCATAATCACCGGGGCACATCGCACCTGGCTCAAGCGCGACGGCTCCGGGAAAGCACCTGTCGATCCGCCGCGAAAGGCGATGGGAAATCTGCTCGGGCACGGCGTTCGGTTCGGGTGTGCGAGGGATGTCATGGCGGCAGGCGAGGGGATCGAGACCATGCTCTCGCTGCGTCAGGCACTGCCAACGATACCGATGGCTGCGGCCCTTTCAGCCGGTCATCTCGCCGCCACCCGGTTTCCGCCGCATCTGCGCAGGCTCTATATCGTCCGCGACAACGATCCGGCAGGCGACAGCGCGCGGGATAGCGTGATGGACCGGGCCATCGAGGCCGGAATCGAGGCGATCACGCTCTCGCCCATGCTGGGGGATTTCAACGACGATCTCGTCAGCTTTGGTCTGGAGGCGCTTCGGGCGCAGATCCGGGTGCAGATTGCCCCCGAGGATGTCAGCCGTTTCATGACCTTGTGA
- a CDS encoding DUF2493 domain-containing protein produces the protein MYAHDNFEPDHSTSSTGHVTDALELYGYHPAEGEADPRTTPEDHTIQTAVADIFDALIATMADTSLDADLDEIMWSTVNTFHRAADRIERKLDDNEQAQKRLQREQDGSEVKSVQLEILIDIGQSLITRRDSMEVFRDTAADIYLRTTGTPWSPRSGSRVNHRQMTSAMIDSRDFLAAKRRADNEVLLPAGPKIAFSGGDTTDHRAIWAKLDQVHAKHPDMVLLHGGSPKGAERIAATWADNRKVPQVAFKPDWTKHAKAAPFRRNDAMLNVLPIGVILFPGTGIQENLADKARKMGIPVYRLAKGGA, from the coding sequence ATGTATGCCCATGACAATTTCGAACCCGATCACAGCACATCCTCGACCGGCCATGTCACCGACGCCCTCGAACTCTATGGCTACCACCCCGCAGAGGGCGAAGCCGATCCCCGGACCACGCCCGAGGATCATACCATCCAGACCGCCGTCGCCGATATCTTCGATGCACTCATCGCCACCATGGCCGATACCAGCCTGGATGCCGATCTCGACGAGATCATGTGGTCCACCGTCAATACCTTCCACCGCGCCGCAGACCGGATCGAGCGCAAACTCGACGATAACGAGCAGGCCCAGAAGCGCCTTCAGCGCGAACAGGATGGCAGCGAGGTCAAATCCGTGCAATTGGAAATCCTGATCGACATCGGCCAGAGTCTGATTACCCGCCGTGATAGTATGGAGGTCTTCCGCGACACCGCCGCCGACATCTATCTGCGTACCACCGGCACGCCCTGGTCGCCGCGCTCCGGCTCACGGGTCAACCATCGCCAGATGACCTCGGCCATGATCGACAGCCGCGATTTCCTCGCCGCCAAACGCCGGGCAGACAATGAAGTGCTGCTGCCCGCCGGGCCGAAGATTGCCTTCTCGGGCGGCGACACCACCGATCACCGCGCAATCTGGGCCAAGCTCGATCAGGTTCATGCCAAGCACCCGGATATGGTGCTGCTGCATGGCGGATCGCCGAAAGGTGCCGAGCGCATCGCCGCCACCTGGGCCGATAACCGCAAAGTGCCGCAGGTCGCCTTCAAGCCCGATTGGACGAAACATGCCAAGGCGGCACCCTTCCGGCGCAACGATGCGATGCTGAATGTGCTGCCGATCGGGGTCATCCTCTTCCCCGGCACCGGCATTCAGGAAAACCTGGCCGACAAAGCCCGCAAGATGGGCATCCCGGTGTATCGGCTGGCAAAGGGCGGCGCGTGA
- a CDS encoding type II toxin-antitoxin system RelE/ParE family toxin: MVKLVILPAAQADLIDIGDFIALDNPPRAASFVAEIEAKIMEIGERPGSFQKRDDLHKGLRHARHGRYLIFFVEDGDEVQIVRVLQGARDLPGLLR, encoded by the coding sequence GTGGTAAAGCTGGTTATCCTGCCCGCCGCGCAGGCGGACCTGATCGACATTGGCGACTTCATCGCGCTCGACAATCCGCCCCGCGCCGCGTCCTTCGTGGCCGAGATCGAGGCGAAGATCATGGAGATAGGCGAGCGCCCCGGCAGCTTCCAGAAGCGCGACGACCTGCACAAGGGGCTGCGCCACGCGCGCCATGGACGCTATCTGATCTTTTTCGTTGAGGACGGTGATGAGGTGCAAATCGTGCGCGTGCTCCAGGGCGCACGAGATTTGCCGGGATTGCTGCGATAG
- a CDS encoding type II toxin-antitoxin system ParD family antitoxin yields the protein MASAERMTITMPSDMAEALRQTVAGGEYASTSEVVREALREWTRNRDTERRELEALRDAIKAGLNSGPGIPADEVFAELRARYADKS from the coding sequence ATGGCTTCAGCCGAGCGAATGACCATCACAATGCCCTCGGATATGGCCGAGGCCCTGCGCCAGACCGTGGCCGGTGGTGAATATGCCTCGACCAGCGAAGTTGTCCGCGAGGCCCTGCGCGAGTGGACGCGCAACCGCGATACCGAGCGCCGCGAGCTTGAGGCCCTGCGGGACGCGATCAAGGCCGGGTTGAACAGCGGTCCGGGCATTCCGGCCGATGAGGTCTTCGCCGAGTTGCGGGCGCGTTACGCTGACAAGTCCTGA
- a CDS encoding DUF736 domain-containing protein produces the protein MATIGTFKKTGNEFTGEIVTLSVQAKGVRIIPDTRSAGENAPSHRVLVGRAEIGAAWSKRSNEGRDYLGLKLDDPSFTAPIYANLFDDEDGEGYSLIWSRPNNRRGD, from the coding sequence ATGGCTACCATCGGCACCTTCAAGAAGACCGGCAACGAGTTCACCGGCGAGATCGTCACCCTGAGCGTTCAGGCCAAGGGCGTGCGCATCATCCCCGACACCCGCAGCGCCGGCGAGAACGCCCCAAGCCACCGGGTTCTGGTCGGCCGCGCCGAGATCGGCGCCGCCTGGTCCAAGCGCTCGAACGAGGGCCGCGACTATCTGGGCCTCAAACTCGACGATCCGAGCTTCACCGCCCCGATCTACGCGAACCTCTTCGATGACGAGGATGGCGAAGGCTACTCGCTGATCTGGTCCCGTCCGAACAACCGCCGCGGTGACTGA
- a CDS encoding MFS transporter, whose protein sequence is MGSSDTQMDARPRPWLRPATCLFAARALRDFGDGFVAILLPVYLLALGFSPLEVGILATASLLGSALLTIAVGFLGPRFDHRQLLLAAASLMIATGVAFAVVHDYGLLLVVAFAGTINPSAGSVSVFVPIEHAALTREVKDANRTRMFARYSLVGALASAVGALAATIPDVMTTVGLGQLTAIKLMFILYAVVGLLGGLFYARIPKRPPTGEAAAALGPSRAIVFKLAALFSLDAFAGGFVVQSLLALWLFERFDLSLSAAGIFFFWSGVLAAFSFPVAAWLSRHIGLVNTMVFTHIPSSIALMLAALAPNLSVALALLLIRAALSQMDVPTRSSYVMAVVTEAERAAAASFTSVPRSLAAAASPALAGALFAASYKAWPLLICGGLKITYDLLLLAQFRHIKPPEEQK, encoded by the coding sequence ATGGGCTCCTCTGACACTCAAATGGACGCTCGGCCGCGCCCGTGGCTCCGCCCGGCGACCTGTCTCTTCGCGGCGCGGGCGTTGCGCGATTTCGGCGACGGCTTCGTGGCCATCCTTCTGCCGGTCTACCTGCTTGCGCTCGGCTTCAGCCCGCTCGAGGTCGGCATCCTCGCCACCGCGTCGCTGCTCGGCTCGGCGCTGCTGACCATCGCGGTCGGCTTTCTCGGCCCGCGCTTTGATCATCGTCAGCTTCTGCTGGCGGCCGCCAGCCTGATGATCGCAACCGGCGTCGCCTTCGCCGTGGTTCACGATTACGGGCTCCTTCTGGTCGTTGCCTTTGCCGGCACGATCAACCCGTCGGCCGGCAGTGTGAGCGTGTTCGTGCCGATCGAGCACGCGGCGCTGACGCGGGAAGTGAAAGACGCCAACCGGACGAGGATGTTCGCGCGCTATAGCCTTGTGGGAGCGCTCGCAAGCGCCGTCGGCGCGCTCGCCGCGACCATTCCCGATGTGATGACCACCGTCGGCCTCGGCCAGCTCACTGCGATCAAGCTGATGTTCATCCTCTATGCGGTTGTAGGACTCTTGGGGGGTCTTTTCTATGCACGCATCCCGAAGCGCCCGCCGACAGGCGAGGCGGCCGCCGCTCTTGGTCCTTCCCGCGCAATCGTCTTCAAGCTCGCCGCACTCTTCAGCCTCGATGCCTTCGCCGGCGGGTTCGTCGTGCAGTCGCTGCTGGCGCTGTGGCTGTTCGAGCGCTTCGATCTGTCGCTGTCGGCCGCGGGCATATTCTTCTTCTGGTCGGGCGTGCTGGCAGCTTTCTCCTTTCCGGTCGCCGCCTGGCTGTCGCGGCACATCGGGCTCGTCAATACGATGGTGTTCACCCACATTCCCTCCAGCATCGCCCTGATGCTGGCGGCGCTCGCCCCCAACCTCAGCGTTGCGCTTGCCCTACTGCTGATCCGGGCCGCGCTCTCCCAGATGGACGTGCCGACGCGCTCGTCATACGTCATGGCCGTGGTGACGGAGGCTGAGCGCGCCGCCGCCGCGAGCTTCACCTCCGTTCCGCGCAGCCTCGCCGCAGCCGCCAGTCCCGCGCTGGCCGGAGCCTTGTTCGCCGCATCCTACAAAGCCTGGCCGCTCCTGATCTGCGGTGGGCTCAAGATCACCTATGACCTGCTGCTGCTTGCGCAGTTCCGCCACATCAAGCCGCCGGAAGAACAGAAATAG
- the chrA gene encoding chromate efflux transporter — translation MNRNAGNDTQSIERDDAPDHGIPFGEAVRVWARVAALSFGGPAGQIAVMHRIIVEEKRWIGENRFLHALNYCMLLPGPEAQQLAVYIGWLLHKTKGGLVAGALFVLPGLVAIMALSWIYALFGNVGAVEALFFGLKAAVLAIVLQAVVRVGSRALKNNVMVALAAAAFIAIFFFQVPFPLIVLTAALIGFAGGRAGLAPFLSSNGHGKVGDKQVADADSALGETIPAHAHPSVRWALKIAGAFLVLWLAPVAALLAAFGPGNVFADIAVFFSKMAVVTFGGAYAVLAYVAQQAVESYHWLQPGEMLDGLGMAETTPGPLIMVTQFVGFMGAFRSPGSLDPLLAGTLAGLLTTWVTFTPCFLWIFLGAPYVEALRSNQALSAALATITAAVVGVILNLAVWFGLHVLFGELIEVSGFGMSVDAPVLSSVNVASLILTLGALIAVVRFKVGMLKVLAACSLAGLAYGLL, via the coding sequence ATGAACAGAAACGCCGGCAACGACACACAATCCATCGAGCGCGACGATGCGCCCGACCACGGCATCCCGTTCGGAGAGGCCGTGCGGGTCTGGGCCCGGGTCGCGGCGCTCTCCTTCGGCGGCCCGGCAGGGCAGATCGCGGTGATGCACCGGATCATCGTCGAGGAGAAGCGCTGGATCGGCGAGAACCGCTTCCTGCATGCGCTCAACTACTGCATGCTCCTGCCCGGCCCGGAGGCGCAGCAGCTCGCCGTCTATATCGGCTGGCTCCTCCACAAGACCAAGGGCGGGCTCGTCGCCGGCGCGCTGTTCGTGCTGCCGGGACTCGTCGCCATCATGGCGTTGAGCTGGATTTATGCGCTCTTCGGCAATGTCGGCGCGGTCGAGGCGTTGTTCTTCGGGCTGAAGGCGGCGGTGCTCGCCATCGTGCTGCAAGCCGTCGTGCGCGTCGGCAGTCGCGCCCTTAAGAACAACGTCATGGTGGCGCTTGCGGCGGCCGCCTTCATCGCCATTTTCTTTTTCCAGGTGCCGTTTCCCCTCATCGTTCTGACAGCGGCTCTGATCGGCTTTGCCGGCGGGCGCGCGGGCCTTGCCCCCTTCCTTTCCTCCAACGGGCACGGCAAGGTGGGCGACAAGCAGGTCGCCGACGCCGACAGTGCCCTCGGCGAGACGATCCCGGCGCATGCCCATCCTTCGGTCCGCTGGGCGCTGAAGATCGCGGGCGCCTTCCTCGTTCTGTGGCTTGCGCCGGTCGCCGCCCTTCTTGCTGCGTTCGGTCCCGGCAATGTCTTCGCCGACATTGCCGTCTTCTTCTCCAAGATGGCCGTGGTGACCTTCGGCGGCGCCTATGCCGTTCTCGCCTATGTCGCGCAGCAGGCGGTCGAGAGCTATCACTGGCTCCAACCCGGCGAGATGCTGGATGGGCTCGGCATGGCAGAGACCACGCCCGGGCCGCTCATCATGGTCACGCAGTTCGTGGGCTTCATGGGCGCCTTTCGCTCGCCGGGGTCGCTCGATCCGCTGCTGGCTGGCACGCTCGCCGGGCTTCTCACCACCTGGGTGACCTTCACGCCCTGCTTCCTGTGGATCTTTCTCGGCGCGCCCTATGTCGAGGCGCTGCGCAGCAACCAGGCGCTGTCGGCAGCCCTGGCAACGATCACGGCCGCCGTCGTCGGCGTCATCCTCAATCTCGCGGTGTGGTTCGGCCTGCACGTGCTCTTCGGCGAGCTGATCGAGGTGAGTGGTTTCGGTATGAGCGTCGATGCGCCGGTCCTGAGCTCGGTCAACGTGGCCTCGCTCATACTCACGCTCGGCGCCCTGATCGCTGTGGTCCGCTTCAAGGTCGGCATGCTCAAGGTGCTCGCCGCCTGTTCCCTGGCGGGGCTCGCCTATGGGCTCCTCTGA
- a CDS encoding chromate resistance protein ChrB domain-containing protein, with the protein MNDKQPLPNPPWLLLIHQLPSKPAYLRVKVWRRLQGIGAVAVKSTVYALPATAETREDFAWLLKEIVEGGGEAMVCEARLIDGLSDDQVRALFDTARDDDYEAIANEARALTATLDVAASGEEKTEARAQVRRLRKRLADIAAIDFFGATGRLAAEGAITELEGLLVVDVDTDAAEPEAVPAIEDLKGRVWVTRKGVHIDRIACSWLIRRFIDPDAVIRFVPGKDYVPEPGELRFDMFEGEFTHEGDRCSFEVLLTRAGLDDPALRAIGEIVHDIDLKDGKFGREEAAGIAHLIAGIAVAHADDEERIAQGEPVLDNLYQYFHKTRRGRAGMDP; encoded by the coding sequence ATGAACGACAAGCAGCCGTTGCCGAACCCACCCTGGCTTCTTTTGATCCACCAGCTTCCCAGCAAGCCGGCCTATTTGCGCGTGAAGGTCTGGCGCCGGCTGCAAGGCATTGGCGCCGTCGCGGTGAAGAGCACCGTCTACGCGCTGCCGGCGACGGCCGAGACGCGGGAGGATTTCGCGTGGCTCCTGAAGGAGATTGTCGAGGGCGGCGGCGAGGCAATGGTGTGCGAGGCACGCCTGATCGACGGTCTATCGGACGATCAGGTGCGGGCCCTGTTCGATACGGCGCGCGATGACGACTATGAGGCGATCGCCAACGAGGCCCGGGCACTCACAGCAACTCTCGATGTGGCGGCTAGCGGTGAGGAGAAGACGGAAGCGCGCGCCCAGGTCCGGCGGCTACGCAAGCGGCTCGCCGATATTGCGGCGATCGACTTCTTCGGCGCGACCGGCCGCCTCGCCGCAGAAGGTGCCATCACTGAACTCGAGGGCTTGCTCGTAGTGGACGTGGACACGGACGCCGCAGAGCCAGAGGCTGTGCCGGCCATCGAAGACCTCAAAGGCCGTGTCTGGGTCACGCGCAAGGGCGTCCACATCGACCGCATCGCCTGTAGTTGGCTTATCCGCCGGTTCATCGACCCCGATGCCGTCATCCGCTTCGTGCCGGGCAAGGACTATGTCCCCGAACCGGGCGAGCTGCGTTTCGACATGTTCGAAGGCGAGTTCACCCATGAGGGCGACCGTTGCAGTTTCGAGGTGCTGCTCACCCGCGCCGGTCTCGACGACCCGGCCCTTCGGGCGATCGGTGAGATCGTCCATGACATCGACCTCAAGGACGGCAAGTTCGGGCGCGAGGAAGCCGCCGGCATTGCCCATCTCATCGCCGGCATCGCCGTGGCGCATGCGGACGACGAGGAGCGCATCGCTCAAGGCGAGCCCGTCCTCGACAACCTCTACCAGTATTTTCACAAGACGCGCCGCGGACGCGCAGGGATGGATCCATGA
- a CDS encoding IS110 family transposase codes for MSQDHYIGLDVSARSVNLCAVDHEGRVVHEAKLTSEPEEIARHILALPFAVCRVGLEAGMLSQHIFGTLAEAGIPAICVETRHMKAVLAAQLNKTDRHDARGIAQMMRVGLFKEVHVKTPTSRRLRAVLTARQLLRNKLQDVENEIRGLMRDFGYHLGKVTARDFEPRVRELTADTELHVVSDTLLLVRRGLREQFGRLDDLLVKLARQDELTRRFMTVPGVGPLVALTFRATVDVPSRFARSRTVGAHFGLTPRKQQSGEVDRSGRISRWGDAMMRSLLYEGAQVLLTRVKRWSALKAWAMQVARRRGHKKAIIALARKIAVILHRMWVDGTEFEWGKRPETAASSV; via the coding sequence ATGTCTCAAGACCACTACATCGGCCTGGACGTCTCGGCACGCAGCGTGAACCTCTGCGCAGTCGATCACGAAGGCCGAGTTGTTCACGAAGCAAAGCTTACTTCCGAGCCGGAGGAAATCGCGCGACATATTCTGGCACTGCCCTTTGCCGTTTGCCGCGTGGGTCTGGAGGCCGGAATGTTGTCACAGCATATCTTCGGCACACTTGCCGAAGCAGGCATTCCCGCCATTTGCGTCGAAACCCGGCACATGAAGGCTGTGCTTGCCGCGCAGCTCAACAAGACCGACCGGCACGATGCGCGCGGCATTGCGCAAATGATGCGGGTCGGGTTGTTCAAGGAGGTTCATGTCAAGACGCCGACGAGTCGGCGCCTGCGGGCCGTCCTCACCGCCCGGCAGCTGCTCCGCAACAAGCTTCAGGATGTCGAGAACGAAATCCGGGGGCTGATGCGCGACTTCGGCTATCATCTGGGTAAGGTGACGGCTCGTGATTTCGAGCCGCGTGTGCGCGAACTGACCGCAGACACGGAACTGCACGTCGTCTCAGATACGCTTCTTTTGGTTAGGCGTGGATTGCGGGAGCAGTTCGGCAGATTGGACGACCTGTTGGTCAAATTAGCGCGGCAGGACGAATTGACCCGGAGGTTCATGACGGTGCCCGGCGTAGGGCCGCTCGTCGCGCTGACGTTCCGGGCGACGGTGGATGTTCCCTCGCGCTTTGCGCGATCTCGGACCGTCGGTGCCCATTTTGGCCTGACGCCGCGCAAGCAGCAATCTGGTGAGGTCGATCGGAGCGGCAGGATTTCCAGGTGGGGAGACGCCATGATGCGCAGCCTGCTCTATGAGGGCGCACAAGTCCTGCTGACACGTGTAAAGAGATGGTCTGCGCTGAAGGCTTGGGCGATGCAGGTGGCGCGGAGGCGCGGCCACAAGAAAGCGATTATTGCTCTGGCGCGCAAGATCGCTGTCATCTTGCACCGCATGTGGGTAGACGGGACCGAATTCGAATGGGGCAAGCGGCCGGAAACCGCTGCGTCATCAGTATAG
- a CDS encoding helix-turn-helix domain-containing protein: MRKLVGRNFARLRREKGLTQEVVEARSGFSQQYLSSLERGRRNPTVITLYELAQALGVSHVDLVVPDDEV, translated from the coding sequence ATGCGCAAACTGGTCGGCCGGAACTTCGCCCGCCTGCGTCGGGAGAAGGGCCTGACCCAGGAAGTGGTTGAAGCGCGTTCCGGCTTCAGCCAACAATATCTCAGCAGCCTTGAACGCGGCCGGAGGAATCCGACCGTGATCACGCTGTATGAGCTTGCCCAAGCCCTCGGCGTCAGCCACGTCGATCTGGTCGTTCCCGACGACGAGGTTTGA
- a CDS encoding helix-turn-helix domain-containing protein, with amino-acid sequence MITARQSRAARALLGWTQERLADEARVSLTALKRLESESGLEVYESTRDQVRRALETAGVVLLSTDKGQGVLLLHGRADEKTTRG; translated from the coding sequence ATGATCACCGCCCGACAATCACGGGCCGCGCGGGCGCTTCTGGGATGGACGCAGGAGAGGCTGGCGGATGAGGCCCGGGTATCTCTGACCGCGCTCAAGCGCCTCGAATCCGAAAGCGGGCTCGAGGTCTATGAAAGCACGCGCGATCAGGTGCGCCGGGCGCTGGAGACCGCCGGGGTCGTTCTGCTATCGACTGACAAGGGGCAGGGGGTGTTGTTGCTTCATGGCCGGGCTGATGAGAAGACGACACGCGGTTAG
- a CDS encoding DNA -binding domain-containing protein — protein sequence MTPESVEPFQDEPPTGEALTPYDRAHMALYLRMLDAHRDGADWREVVEVLFGLDPVAELDRCRSLHDSHLARARWLSEQGYRELLRDNRR from the coding sequence ATGACGCCTGAATCAGTTGAGCCGTTTCAGGATGAGCCGCCGACCGGCGAGGCACTGACGCCCTATGATCGCGCGCATATGGCGCTCTATCTGCGCATGCTCGACGCCCATCGCGATGGCGCGGACTGGCGCGAGGTGGTCGAGGTCCTGTTCGGCCTCGATCCGGTGGCGGAACTAGATCGCTGCCGCAGCCTTCATGACAGCCATCTCGCCCGTGCCCGCTGGCTCAGCGAACAGGGCTATCGCGAATTGCTTCGCGACAATCGGCGCTGA